The DNA sequence ACGGGTATAGGCACTGTCTTTAAATCTTCTGTGCATATTTTTTATGAGCTTAAACTCTTTTGCCATGCAACGTGCAAGCGGACCTGTTTCGTAAAACTGGTTTTTATAAAGCGCATTTTTTGCATAACTCTTCTCATCCGGCGCATAGGCATCCTGTGTCTCTACATATTTGGAAGCTACCTTGAAAAGCTTCGTCCCTTTTACTTTTGCAGCATGAGAAAACTCATGTATGCCTATACTTAAAAATGTATCTTTTGCATGACCTTTTTTGTGCATCTCCAAATCTATCAATAACTGCTCAATTTTTGCAAAATCACTCTCAAGCGGTGCAAAGTCTTTACATGATTCAAAAGATAAAAACTCCTCAACACTCGCGCCTAAAGTCTCTGCTTCAAAATACTCTGTCAGTTTTTGCAAATGACTTTTTGCCTTTGTAAGGTCCACATAGGTAAAATCACTTGTAATCCCTCCGGGAACCATATAAGAGGAATGCGGCCACTGTCCGGCAAAAATTGCCAGGATTTTTGTTGCAAAAGAGGCTCCGTAAGCTCCTTTAAGCGGAGTATTGAGCAGTTCTTCGGACTCTGAAAGTTCTCTGAGGTGCGGAACAAGCACCAAATATATCCATTTCAGATGGTTTTGAATAATTTCTAAAACCAGTGTTATTTCACGTACCTTTGCTGCTTTGTTTGTTATCTCAACAACAGAATCGCTGTTTTTATAGGCATCTTCTATTGCCCGCACACTTGCCAAAAGATGGGAATGCCCGCAAATACCACACACTCTTGGGGTAATTACCAAAGCATCCATAGCATTTTTGCCCTCAAGCATCTTTTCCATACCTCTGAAATGTGGAAAGGCTATGGTTACAAAATCGACGATATTGCCTTTCATATCAAAATAGAGTGAGGCTTCACCCTCTATCTGTTCAAGTATTGTTTTTGTAATCAATCAGAGGCTCCTCAAGTCGTTTTATGTGGAATGTTTTTGCAATACCTGTTACAGTCAGGTAGGCTCTCTTTGGTACACCGACAGGAGCATCTGCCGGTATGGACATATTTGTTTTTGTCTCAAAAAGATTTGTTCTTGGAAAGTCACTCTCTGTACAGCCAAAGCAGGGTGTTCCCGATCTTGTTTTGGAGTTCACACCATTCCAGAGAATTGTATTGCATGATCCGTGTGTCATCGGTGCACGACAACCCTGCTTGTAAAACAGGCAGCCTTCTTTTTCTCCAAAATGGTTTGCATCCACTTTCCACTCAAAATATTCGTTTCGTGTGCAGCCGTGATGCACCAGGGAGCTGTAAAGTTCTTGTGGTCTGTGCTCTTCATCAAGAACAATCTTGCGCCTGTCAATAATCATATTCAGTGTGAAACCCAGCCACTCCGGATGAACCGGGCACCCGGACAGGTTGATTATTTTTGCATTATATTCCTGCAGAGGACCGTTTTTTTCTGCTTCATTAAAAAGTATACCGGAATTTGTCTGGGGAGAAGTTGCCTTGAATATGCCGCCAAAACTGGCACAGGTACCGACTGCTATAATGTATTTGGCATTTTTTGCATAATGGCGGAGTATTTTGTCTACAAAAACACCTGCCCTTTTTAAAGACGGATCATATGCCCCTTCAAATATCAAAACATCACAGCCTGTTTTGCACTCTGCCATTTCGCTTAAAGCATATTTTGAGGGTAAAAGGGGATGCTGTAAAAATTCTGTCTTTTCTAAAAGTTCGCCTAAATAATCCAGATTTAAAAAAGAGTGGGCATTCCCGTTACATGTAAGGCCCTGCAGCCAAAAAACCTTTAATTTATGTTCTTGTTTTGAGTGCATTATAAATGTTCTCAGAAATTGACTGTTTATAATCATCCAATGGTTCAGGAAGAATTTTCTCACCGTAAAGAAATACCATACCGCCCAGATAGCCCATGAAAAGCCCAAAAGCTGAGAAGAAATCCTGATCATGCAACTCACCTGAAGCCACACCCTTTTCAAAAAATATCATCATTTCCGTAATAAAAGGAGAAACACATATCATTCCCTCACATCCGTCTTTAAACACTTCCCTGTTTGAAAGATAGACACGCAAAAAATATTCTATCATTTCAGGCCGTTCTTTGGCCGTATCAAAATACATGGAGACAATTTTTTCAATTTTTTCCTGTGTACTTATATCACTCTCATTGATAGCACGGATATTTTTGCCCAAATATTCAGAGATATACATAATGAGTTCTTTTGCCAGAATATCTTTTGAACTAAAGTAGTTGTAAAAATTACCGACACTCATACCGACTTTTTTCGCTATGTCAGGAATGGTGGTAATATAAAATCCGTTTTCAGAAAAAAGTTCCAGTGCCGCAGAAATTATTCCGTTTTTACGCTCTTCTTTTGTTGTTCTTGCCATACTCTTCCCAATAATTATATTTTCTGATTATAGCACCTTATCAGTGTAAGTGCAAAAATTATCTACCTAAATCAGCCTAAAAAGTAACGTATAGAAGCAAATCCGTAGACCTTTGTTTCACTTATCGCATCAATCTGCTCTTGCGTGACAATCCCGCCAAGGGCAAAAATTTTGACATCTGTCATCCCTGCTATACTTTGCAAATCCTGCACACCTTTGGGTTCACCCTTGTCTGGAGACGAAAATACGGGACTGTACGTCACATAATCAGCTCCCATCGCCTCGGCTACATGTACTTCATCATGCGTATGTGTACTGATGATGACTTCAAGCCCCAGTTCTTTTGCCTTTGGAATATCATCAAACTGTTGTGATGTCAAATGCACACCATCTGCACCCAATTCCTTAGCCAAGTTATAATCTTGATGCAAAAACACCTTGAGTTCGTGCAGGGGTTTGCACATTTGCACAAAGTTTTGTGCTTCTATGGCGTAGTTTTCATTCTCTTTGTCACGGTAGAGTGCAAAATCAGGCATATATTTTCTGAGTTGAAAATAAGAAGGAGCGGATGTTATGAGGTACTTTTTCATTATTTTTTCAACAAAGGATTTTGAAAATCTATTTTCTGCACATCCACATTTTTTGCATAACGCTCTGCCATTGCACTGACATGATAATCCAGCCTGTCAAGCAAATAAAGTTCGGGTTTTGTATATTTTGCTTTTGCCTCTTCTATATAATTTTGCAAAAATGCCAAAGCTTCTGTTTCATCTTCAAACTTTATCTCGGCTATCATCTTTTGTATCATCTCATATTCATCCCCGCAGGCAGACAAAAAATCATAACTCAAATCCATAGTTTTAAGGTTGTGATGTGCTTTGGAAAAAGCGAAATGGTTATACAGCATACAGCCTACAAAGTATTCAATATCCGAGGGTTCATATTCGGAGTACTGATTTGCTTCTTTTGCAAAATGTTTATGCCAGATATCTAAAATCTTTTCTATTTTTTTATCCATTTTTTCTCTCTCTGTTTTTTATAATTTTTGTAAAAGTTCTTATGTTTTCGGGAAACGATGCTTTCGCTTCGTCTTTTAGGCTTTAAAGACTAAAGCCTAGATTAAAACCTCACTACCCTTAAGTTAAGCATTTTTTGGAACCGGTACTTCAGTCATAAGTATCTACACAACTTAAAACTCCATCTGCATAAAGTCATTGAGTTCTTTTTTAATGCTATGGAGTTCTTCAATATCATAAAGTTCAAGCATATCCATAGCAGAGAAGAAGTTCCATAAACCTGCTAACAGAGCCGGAGAGGTAGATATCTTCTTTCTTGCTACCAATCTCCCGCTTAATCGAACTAAAAACTTTCTAATTGCCAGCATGTTTTTACATATTTGTATGTTCAATTTCCCATACAAGCAAACAGGCATAAGAGGCAACAAACAAGCGTTTAAATATAGCCTGTGCACTCTCTTGCTGCCATTTTTCCAAATTAAACCCTGAGCTTTTTAACAGTTTAAAATACGTTTCTATATTCCATCTGTAATAATACCACAATCCTATCCTTGTTATATCAACATCTTTTGGAAGATTGCTTAACAGAAGCCAGGTAGCAACTGTATTGTTCTTCTCATCTATGAGTCTTTGGACTATAAATCTGTTTTTTATTGGCTTGCCTTTTACTTTTTGTTTTATTGTTTTACCTTGTGGCGTATCTGTCTTTTGATAGCTGTCTCTTGTTATAAGTATATCTACCGTATTAACATAAATTTTTACTTTTTTATTTTGATACTGTATAGTTTTTACATATTTGCCTTTATCCATTTTTTTGGACAACTCTTTTTGGGTAATATCTTCATCTTCATACCTGACTTTGACATTGTCTAATGCTCGTACTATATATAAATCCTCTTTTTGCAGTCCTCTGAAAAACCCCGCACTGTCTGCTTCTCTGTCAATTACATGTACAATTTTCTTTTGTATGTTGAGGGATTGATTGATATAAGCTATTCTTTGTGTTAATTCACCGAGATGGGTAAGATGACTCTTCATTGTAGGATTATAGCTTGAGAGCACTTTATCTTGTGTCTTTAGGTTCTGTACCAAGGGAAGGATTGGTTTGCCGCTGCTGCTCTCAATTGCAAGGGAACTTTGCAACTCATATCCTCTTGATGAAGCATTATTTACATTGCTTCTGCGTTTTCGTATACAATCTGTTTTTGCCGTATGGTTTTTATAATTTATGAGTGACCAGTCATGGGCTACAAGTATATATTCATCACTGCTTTTATTAATAGTTTTAATCCCTCTTGTAAGCATTGGCTCATTGAGTGACTCTATATCTACATGCTCATTATTGTAAAATCTCCAAGCACTTTGTGCTTGTGAAAATCCTTCAGTCTTTTGTAGCAGGTTTAATCCATTGGTACTGTGTTGTTTATGATTCATATGACTTTTTACCAGTCTCATATATCTTTTTTTTTAAACGCTCTTCCATTGCATAAACTCTCTTGTTTTTTAAAATCTTATGCAATATCTATTCCGCTTTCTTTGCTTTTTTGAGTTGTGTAGATACTTATGACTTCAGTGCCGGCTGTTGCAATAATCTTGCCACTCTCAGCCGGCACTGAAGTCATAAGTATCTACACAACTTAAAACTCCATCTGCATAAAGTCATTGAGTTCTTTTTTAATGCTATGGAGTTCTTCAATATCATAAAGTTCAAGCATATCCATAGCAGAGAAGAAGTTCCATAAACCTGCTAACAGAGCCGGAGAGGTAGATATCTTCTTTCTTGCTACCAATCTCCCGCTTAATCGAACTAAAAACTTTCTAATTGCCAGCATGTTTTTACTATTTGTATGTTCAATTTCCCATACAAGCAAACAGGCATAAGAGGCAACAAACAAGCGTTTAAATATAGCCTGTGCACTCTCTTGCTGCCATTTTTCCAAATTAAACCCTGAGCTTTTTAACAGTTTAAAATACGTTTCTATATTCCATCTGTAATAATACCACAATCCTATCCTTGTTATATCAACATCTTTTGGAAGATTGCTTAACAGAAGCCAGGTAGCAACTGTATTGTTCTTCTCATCTATGAGTCTTTGGACTATAAATCTGTTTTTTATTGGCTTGCCTTTTACTTTTTGTTTTATTGTTTTACCTTGTGGCGTATCTGTCTTTTGATAGCTGTCTCTTGTTATAAGTATATCTACCGTATTAACATAAATTTTTACTTTTTTATTTTGATACTGTATAGTTTTTACATATTTGCCTTTATCCATTTTTTTGGACAACTCTTTTTGGGTAATATCTTCATCTTCATACCTGACTTTGACATTGTCTAATGCTCGTACTATATATAAATCCTCTTTTTGCAGTCCTCTGAAAAACCCCGCACTGTCTGCTTCTCTGTCAATTACATGTACAATTTTCTTTTGTATGTTGAGGGATTGATTGATATAAGCTATTCTTTGTGTTAATTCACCGAGATGGGTAAGATGACTCTTCATTGTAGGATTATAGCTTGAGAGCACTTTATCTTGTGTCTTTAGGTTCTGTACCAAGGGAAGGATTGGTTTGCCGCTGCTGCTCTCAATTGCAAGGGAACTTTGCAACTCATATCCTCTTGATGAAGCATTATTTACATTGCTTCTGCGTTTTCGTATACAATCTGTTTTTGCCGTATGGTTTTTATAATTTATGAGTGACCAGTCATGGGCTACAAGTATATATTCATCACTGCTTTTATTAATAGTTTTAATCCCTCTTGTAAGCATTGGCTCATTGAGTGACTCTATATCTACATGCTCATTATTGTAAAATCTCCAAGCACTTTGTGCTTGTGAAAATCCTTCAGTCTTTTGTAGCAGGTTTAATCCATTGGT is a window from the Sulfurimonas hydrogeniphila genome containing:
- a CDS encoding nickel-dependent hydrogenase large subunit translates to MITKTILEQIEGEASLYFDMKGNIVDFVTIAFPHFRGMEKMLEGKNAMDALVITPRVCGICGHSHLLASVRAIEDAYKNSDSVVEITNKAAKVREITLVLEIIQNHLKWIYLVLVPHLRELSESEELLNTPLKGAYGASFATKILAIFAGQWPHSSYMVPGGITSDFTYVDLTKAKSHLQKLTEYFEAETLGASVEEFLSFESCKDFAPLESDFAKIEQLLIDLEMHKKGHAKDTFLSIGIHEFSHAAKVKGTKLFKVASKYVETQDAYAPDEKSYAKNALYKNQFYETGPLARCMAKEFKLIKNMHRRFKDSAYTRVMARIYETAYLLGFCKKLLDEINISEASCRETIPLKNISGTGEGVVEAPRGPLIHRVQIKEGIIKSYEIITPTQYNIASATKENPSPAQQAMLHCSQADAKFIFRTFDVCSVCTTH
- a CDS encoding hydrogenase, with the protein product MHSKQEHKLKVFWLQGLTCNGNAHSFLNLDYLGELLEKTEFLQHPLLPSKYALSEMAECKTGCDVLIFEGAYDPSLKRAGVFVDKILRHYAKNAKYIIAVGTCASFGGIFKATSPQTNSGILFNEAEKNGPLQEYNAKIINLSGCPVHPEWLGFTLNMIIDRRKIVLDEEHRPQELYSSLVHHGCTRNEYFEWKVDANHFGEKEGCLFYKQGCRAPMTHGSCNTILWNGVNSKTRSGTPCFGCTESDFPRTNLFETKTNMSIPADAPVGVPKRAYLTVTGIAKTFHIKRLEEPLIDYKNNT
- a CDS encoding TetR/AcrR family transcriptional regulator, which gives rise to MARTTKEERKNGIISAALELFSENGFYITTIPDIAKKVGMSVGNFYNYFSSKDILAKELIMYISEYLGKNIRAINESDISTQEKIEKIVSMYFDTAKERPEMIEYFLRVYLSNREVFKDGCEGMICVSPFITEMMIFFEKGVASGELHDQDFFSAFGLFMGYLGGMVFLYGEKILPEPLDDYKQSISENIYNALKTRT
- a CDS encoding thiamine phosphate synthase; translated protein: MKKYLITSAPSYFQLRKYMPDFALYRDKENENYAIEAQNFVQMCKPLHELKVFLHQDYNLAKELGADGVHLTSQQFDDIPKAKELGLEVIISTHTHDEVHVAEAMGADYVTYSPVFSSPDKGEPKGVQDLQSIAGMTDVKIFALGGIVTQEQIDAISETKVYGFASIRYFLG
- a CDS encoding transposase; protein product: MNHKQHSTNGLNLLQKTEGFSQAQSAWRFYNNEHVDIESLNEPMLTRGIKTINKSSDEYILVAHDWSLINYKNHTAKTDCIRKRRSNVNNASSRGYELQSSLAIESSSGKPILPLVQNLKTQDKVLSSYNPTMKSHLTHLGELTQRIAYINQSLNIQKKIVHVIDREADSAGFFRGLQKEDLYIVRALDNVKVRYEDEDITQKELSKKMDKGKYVKTIQYQNKKVKIYVNTVDILITRDSYQKTDTPQGKTIKQKVKGKPIKNRFIVQRLIDEKNNTVATWLLLSNLPKDVDITRIGLWYYYRWNIETYFKLLKSSGFNLEKWQQESAQAIFKRLFVASYACLLVWEIEHTNM
- a CDS encoding transposase, coding for MNHKQHSTNGLNLLQKTEGFSQAQSAWRFYNNEHVDIESLNEPMLTRGIKTINKSSDEYILVAHDWSLINYKNHTAKTDCIRKRRSNVNNASSRGYELQSSLAIESSSGKPILPLVQNLKTQDKVLSSYNPTMKSHLTHLGELTQRIAYINQSLNIQKKIVHVIDREADSAGFFRGLQKEDLYIVRALDNVKVRYEDEDITQKELSKKMDKGKYVKTIQYQNKKVKIYVNTVDILITRDSYQKTDTPQGKTIKQKVKGKPIKNRFIVQRLIDEKNNTVATWLLLSNLPKDVDITRIGLWYYYRWNIETYFKLLKSSGFNLEKWQQESAQAIFKRLFVASYACLLVWEIEHTNSKNMLAIRKFLVRLSGRLVARKKISTSPALLAGLWNFFSAMDMLELYDIEELHSIKKELNDFMQMEF